Proteins encoded together in one Gemmatimonadota bacterium DH-78 window:
- a CDS encoding DUF559 domain-containing protein yields MHQGVFLFGSVAPPLARAMAACLACGPDAMVSHRSAAELWGLVGAPAEDRPVVVTVTGGNRRRAGVEVRRSRTLAPGERTVLDRIPITTVDRTLLDLAVDVRRRTLERAVAEALARGLTSDRRLVNFLRRHPRSPGSGKLRAVLDAGAPPRTRSEAEERFLSLVRRAGMPRPEVNVRVGPWEVDFYWPRARVVVEVDGYASHHSGRAFERDRRRDGDLIARGLQVMRVTWRQMDDEPEGVSFRLGRLLGAG; encoded by the coding sequence ATGCATCAGGGCGTGTTCCTCTTCGGATCGGTGGCACCACCCCTCGCCCGGGCCATGGCGGCCTGCCTCGCCTGCGGTCCCGACGCCATGGTCAGCCATCGAAGTGCGGCCGAGCTCTGGGGCCTGGTGGGTGCCCCCGCCGAGGATCGACCCGTCGTGGTGACGGTCACCGGGGGCAATCGACGTCGCGCCGGAGTCGAGGTGCGTCGCAGCCGCACCCTGGCCCCGGGCGAGCGGACCGTCCTCGACCGCATCCCGATCACCACGGTCGACCGCACACTCCTGGACCTGGCCGTCGATGTGCGCCGACGAACGTTGGAGCGCGCGGTCGCGGAGGCCCTCGCTCGCGGCCTCACCTCCGACCGGCGACTGGTGAACTTTCTCCGACGACATCCCCGCAGTCCGGGGTCGGGGAAGCTGCGCGCCGTGCTCGACGCCGGAGCTCCCCCGCGCACGCGTTCAGAGGCCGAGGAGCGCTTCCTCAGCCTGGTGAGGCGCGCCGGGATGCCCCGACCCGAAGTGAACGTTCGCGTGGGTCCGTGGGAGGTCGACTTCTACTGGCCCCGGGCGCGGGTGGTGGTCGAAGTCGACGGGTACGCGAGCCATCACTCCGGGCGCGCATTCGAACGGGACCGGCGGCGGGACGGTGACCTGATCGCCCGAGGACTGCAGGTGATGCGCGTGACCTGGCGCCAGATGGACGACGAGCCCGAGGGCGTCAGCTTCCGGCTCGGACGACTGCTCGGCGCCGGCTGA
- a CDS encoding PadR family transcriptional regulator — protein MSGSDLFTGTLDLLILRTLRVEPLHGYGVGKALREQSGGVLSIEEGALYPALHRLERKGLAESAWGRTDTGRRAKFYRPTAEGLAHLESESERWAEFSGAVTLVLGQ, from the coding sequence ATGTCCGGATCCGACCTCTTCACCGGCACCCTCGACCTGCTGATCCTCCGCACGCTGCGGGTCGAGCCGCTGCACGGGTACGGCGTCGGCAAGGCGCTTCGCGAGCAGTCGGGCGGGGTGCTGTCGATCGAGGAGGGCGCGCTGTATCCGGCGCTGCATCGGCTCGAGCGGAAGGGGCTCGCCGAGTCGGCGTGGGGCCGTACCGACACGGGCCGGCGCGCGAAGTTCTACCGGCCGACGGCGGAGGGACTCGCCCATCTGGAGTCGGAGAGCGAGCGGTGGGCCGAGTTCAGCGGGGCGGTCACACTGGTGCTGGGCCAGTAG